One Kaistella polysaccharea DNA segment encodes these proteins:
- a CDS encoding fumarylacetoacetate hydrolase family protein, translating to MKIICIGRNYAEHAQELGNEIPESPVIFMKPDTAILKGNDFYIPEFSNDVHYELEVVLKISKGGKYILEENADKHYDEIGLGIDFTARDLQSKLKSKGLPWELSKGFDGSAVLSEFFNKKEYDMKNLNFSLLKNKQEVQNGNTSLMIFSPEQIIAFVSQYFTLRVGDLIFTGTPKGVGKVSENDELQAFLEDQKVFKLRIQ from the coding sequence ATGAAAATCATTTGCATTGGTAGAAATTACGCAGAACACGCACAGGAATTGGGAAATGAAATCCCGGAAAGCCCCGTGATTTTTATGAAACCCGACACGGCGATCTTAAAAGGAAATGATTTCTATATTCCTGAATTTTCGAACGATGTACATTATGAATTGGAGGTTGTTTTAAAAATATCCAAAGGCGGAAAATATATTCTTGAAGAAAATGCCGACAAACATTATGATGAAATCGGCTTAGGAATTGATTTCACCGCACGCGATTTACAGAGCAAACTGAAATCGAAAGGATTGCCTTGGGAACTTTCAAAAGGATTTGATGGAAGCGCGGTACTTTCAGAATTTTTCAATAAGAAAGAGTATGATATGAAAAATCTCAATTTTTCACTCTTAAAGAATAAGCAGGAAGTTCAAAATGGAAATACCTCGCTGATGATTTTCTCCCCAGAACAAATCATTGCTTTTGTCTCTCAGTACTTCACTTTACGAGTCGGTGATTTAATATTTACAGGTACACCAAAAGGAGTTGGGAAAGTTTCCGAAAATGACGAATTGCAAGCATTTCTGGAAGATCAGAAGGTTTTTAAACTTAGAATTCAATAA
- a CDS encoding universal stress protein yields MINIILPVDFSDATEKLVEGAVKFAKEANGKICLIHVAPADIGFAIGDMGFQYFPEVEQNEIKQELMQLNNLEQRIIAQGIDCEHLLKQGVAGDIILEYAKDKSAGYIVMGSHGRSNMYDVFVGSLTKELTRRSHIPVLVIPIH; encoded by the coding sequence ATGATAAACATTATTTTACCCGTAGATTTTTCAGACGCGACCGAAAAATTAGTGGAAGGCGCAGTGAAATTTGCAAAGGAAGCCAACGGAAAAATCTGCCTGATTCATGTGGCGCCGGCAGACATTGGTTTTGCGATTGGCGATATGGGATTTCAATATTTTCCGGAAGTGGAGCAAAATGAAATCAAGCAGGAATTGATGCAGTTGAATAATTTAGAACAACGCATTATTGCACAGGGCATTGATTGTGAACATCTTTTAAAACAAGGTGTTGCCGGTGATATTATCCTGGAATATGCAAAAGATAAATCTGCAGGATATATTGTAATGGGCTCTCACGGACGAAGCAATATGTATGATGTTTTTGTGGGAAGTTTAACCAAAGAACTCACCAGAAGATCTCACATTCCAGTTTTAGTGATTCCTATTCATTAA
- a CDS encoding DUF6427 family protein, which translates to MFRLLSKESNIFSVPVYIGILLLIVISFNFLDFNTLEVISAVVTFAGVALGYFCFNAIDLNYQSHLPLFVYTVFVFALYPGDLDIGIAVSLFTNSIILLLLTDDDLLVRKNSYILVGTILAFNFIFLPTTWPMSIFVIFHIIGTSDRIGLHVFRLFFGFLLIAISYFSVAYFFKLNSWNTAYFPFGGFTATKKFDHLLWLSPVAIFLIHAVADHFRNFNKKSPTSRFKYTFLLVFSLAQMITIFLYMGKTYEYLLLLALPASIILSRMLKFSKKHWLQEAGLWTIIFSLLLFKLSSYFNFY; encoded by the coding sequence ATGTTTCGATTACTTTCAAAAGAAAGCAATATTTTTTCTGTTCCGGTGTATATTGGTATATTGCTTTTAATTGTAATCAGTTTTAACTTTTTAGATTTCAATACTTTAGAAGTTATTTCGGCGGTGGTAACATTTGCAGGTGTGGCACTTGGATACTTCTGTTTTAACGCTATCGATCTTAATTACCAAAGTCATTTGCCTCTTTTTGTGTACACCGTTTTTGTCTTCGCCTTATATCCCGGAGATCTCGACATTGGAATTGCAGTCTCACTATTCACCAATTCTATTATCCTTCTTCTCCTCACTGATGATGATTTATTGGTGCGTAAAAACTCATATATTCTGGTAGGCACCATCTTGGCTTTTAATTTCATTTTTCTGCCGACAACGTGGCCCATGTCAATTTTCGTTATATTTCATATTATAGGAACATCTGACCGCATCGGGCTGCACGTTTTTCGATTGTTTTTCGGATTTCTTTTGATTGCAATTTCCTATTTTTCAGTTGCTTATTTTTTTAAATTAAATTCCTGGAATACCGCCTATTTTCCCTTCGGAGGATTTACAGCAACCAAGAAGTTTGACCATCTTTTGTGGCTTAGTCCTGTGGCTATTTTTCTCATTCACGCCGTTGCGGACCACTTTCGGAACTTTAACAAAAAAAGTCCGACCAGCCGTTTTAAATATACATTCTTACTGGTATTTTCTTTGGCTCAGATGATTACCATATTTTTGTACATGGGCAAAACCTATGAATATCTATTATTGTTGGCTCTGCCAGCTTCTATTATACTCAGCAGAATGTTAAAATTTTCTAAGAAACATTGGCTTCAGGAAGCCGGTTTGTGGACCATTATTTTTTCGTTGCTGCTCTTTAAACTTTCCTCTTATTTTAATTTTTATTAA
- a CDS encoding DUF3109 family protein, producing MIQIDDKLISEDIFSEEFVCNLSKCKGACCVEGDIGAPLNKEETVILDRIFEQVKPYLRKEGVEAIERQGTWVIDPNDGDYVTPMVEDKECAYVIFDEKGITKCGIEKAYEDGAVDWQKPISCHLYPIRVDEYRTFTALNYHKWDICSDACTLGRELQVPIYKFVKTPLIRKYGEEFYQTLCDAADEWKKEYGS from the coding sequence ATGATCCAAATTGACGATAAATTAATTTCTGAAGATATTTTCTCTGAAGAATTTGTATGTAATTTAAGCAAATGCAAAGGCGCCTGCTGTGTAGAAGGCGATATCGGCGCGCCCCTGAACAAAGAAGAAACCGTAATTCTGGACCGTATTTTCGAACAGGTAAAACCTTATCTTCGAAAAGAAGGTGTAGAAGCGATCGAAAGACAGGGAACTTGGGTAATAGATCCCAATGACGGTGATTATGTAACGCCAATGGTTGAAGATAAAGAATGTGCGTACGTTATTTTTGATGAAAAAGGAATTACCAAATGCGGAATTGAAAAAGCGTACGAAGACGGCGCAGTCGACTGGCAAAAACCAATCTCCTGCCACCTTTATCCAATTCGTGTAGACGAATACAGAACCTTTACAGCACTGAATTACCACAAATGGGATATTTGCAGTGATGCGTGCACTTTGGGCCGGGAATTACAGGTTCCTATCTATAAGTTTGTGAAAACTCCACTCATTAGAAAGTACGGTGAAGAATTTTATCAAACTCTTTGCGACGCTGCCGACGAGTGGAAAAAAGAATACGGTTCGTAA
- a CDS encoding MgtC/SapB family protein: MSEHFELLDIYKAIISLIAGLILGFEREMKDKSAGLKTITIICLGSTLFSILSYKLAGTGDPTRIASYIVSGIGFLGAGVIFKEGFNVYGLTTAGIIWIAAAIGMSIGFGEIYIAFTFLISALIIIYVAKVLTKHLLAYHHNKILKFKISTDRFQAKKAIVKDIKNISKVGYQIALEKRDDFILVTMDLHITNKQLEDLEIYLIENENINSFNY; this comes from the coding sequence ATGTCCGAGCACTTTGAACTTTTAGATATTTATAAAGCAATTATCTCTTTGATTGCCGGATTAATTCTGGGTTTCGAGCGCGAAATGAAAGACAAATCCGCGGGCTTAAAAACCATTACCATTATTTGTCTGGGTTCTACCCTTTTTTCCATTCTTTCCTACAAATTGGCAGGAACCGGCGACCCAACCAGAATTGCATCTTATATTGTGAGCGGAATTGGTTTTCTGGGCGCTGGCGTAATTTTCAAGGAAGGATTTAATGTTTATGGTTTAACTACGGCCGGAATTATCTGGATTGCAGCAGCCATCGGAATGTCGATTGGTTTTGGGGAAATTTATATTGCGTTTACCTTTTTAATTTCAGCGCTGATTATAATTTATGTTGCTAAAGTTTTGACCAAACATCTTTTAGCTTACCATCATAATAAAATTCTGAAGTTTAAAATTTCAACAGACCGTTTTCAGGCGAAAAAGGCGATTGTAAAGGATATTAAAAATATATCGAAAGTAGGTTATCAAATTGCTCTGGAGAAAAGAGACGATTTTATATTGGTGACCATGGATCTTCACATTACTAATAAACAGCTTGAAGATCTAGAAATATACCTCATTGAAAACGAAAATATAAATTCTTTTAATTACTAA
- a CDS encoding trigger factor has product MNVTATNHDEVSALLTVTLDKSDYKDKVEKQLINYAKNAQVPGFRKGKVPLSMVRKQYEAGIAFEEINKQVSDALNNYVNDNKLRLVGQPVPQPVEELDHTADQLSVGFEVGYEPEFTIDLSKYEAPHYKVEASEKEIGQSIENMQKRFAEQVPQDAIGEDTTISLEISQVVEEDAEGAHNHPPKNVTIDATRKEAFKLVKDLKMDGSVKVSKAELESNEELAKELSFTKEEVEHLHHDQIEVKVKDFFGLKLAELNQELFDKVYGEGTIKSEEELKEKVKAELDEYFQQNADVHFVNKVLAQVTEKEDVKLPEDFLVKWLVFSNENVTTEEQAKEILETEKSQLKYQILEGKLMTDNDIKLDYTDVLAQAEQLVRNQLAIYGIHHLPDEEVQKYAVEMLKDQEQVRQISSEVGMAKLKDVILEKASKKETVISHDEFLEELKK; this is encoded by the coding sequence ATGAACGTTACAGCGACCAACCACGACGAAGTAAGTGCGTTACTTACAGTTACTTTAGATAAGTCAGATTACAAAGATAAAGTTGAAAAGCAATTGATCAACTACGCAAAAAATGCACAAGTTCCTGGATTCAGAAAAGGAAAAGTACCATTGAGCATGGTGAGAAAACAATATGAAGCAGGAATTGCTTTCGAAGAAATCAACAAGCAGGTTTCAGACGCACTGAACAACTATGTTAATGACAATAAATTAAGATTGGTAGGTCAGCCAGTTCCACAACCTGTTGAGGAATTAGATCATACTGCAGACCAGCTTTCTGTAGGTTTTGAAGTAGGTTATGAACCAGAATTTACAATCGATTTATCGAAATATGAAGCGCCACATTATAAAGTAGAAGCTTCTGAAAAAGAGATTGGACAAAGCATCGAAAATATGCAGAAGCGTTTCGCAGAGCAGGTTCCACAAGATGCAATCGGCGAAGACACGACCATTTCATTGGAAATTAGCCAAGTTGTTGAAGAAGATGCAGAAGGTGCGCACAATCATCCGCCGAAAAATGTAACCATCGATGCAACTAGAAAAGAAGCTTTCAAATTGGTAAAAGATTTGAAAATGGATGGTTCTGTAAAAGTTTCTAAAGCAGAATTAGAAAGTAATGAGGAATTGGCGAAAGAACTAAGCTTCACCAAAGAAGAAGTTGAACATTTACACCACGACCAAATCGAGGTTAAAGTGAAAGATTTCTTCGGTCTTAAATTGGCAGAGTTGAACCAGGAATTATTCGATAAAGTGTATGGTGAAGGAACTATAAAATCTGAAGAAGAATTAAAAGAAAAAGTAAAAGCCGAATTGGATGAATATTTCCAGCAGAATGCAGATGTTCATTTCGTAAACAAAGTCTTAGCGCAGGTTACTGAAAAAGAAGACGTGAAACTTCCGGAAGATTTCTTGGTAAAATGGTTGGTTTTCAGCAATGAAAATGTAACGACAGAAGAACAGGCAAAAGAAATTTTAGAAACAGAAAAAAGTCAATTGAAATATCAAATTCTTGAAGGGAAATTGATGACCGATAACGATATTAAATTAGATTATACTGATGTTTTAGCACAAGCTGAACAATTGGTTCGTAATCAGTTGGCGATCTACGGAATTCACCATTTACCGGATGAAGAAGTACAGAAATACGCTGTGGAAATGTTAAAAGATCAGGAGCAGGTTCGTCAGATTTCATCTGAAGTTGGAATGGCGAAATTGAAAGATGTGATTTTAGAAAAAGCATCCAAAAAAGAAACTGTAATTTCTCACGATGAGTTTTTAGAAGAATTGAAAAAGTAA
- a CDS encoding TonB-dependent receptor gives MKFTLNIMAIFFGLLLANAQTTFTVKGKVIDYHDKVPLKDASIIIGKTTQVSDVNGNFTFKTVEKGNYTLIANHPDCDAVTEELNVNKDLEITLQLEHHVEEIETITLHGTHKNTNSLIVKSLDRSEIDRNSTENLGNILSSISGVGALKSGNNIAKPIIHGLYGSRVPIINNGVKMADQEWGVEHAPNIDVNQFDHVDVIKGASALKYGSDAIGGVVVLEPAVFKRKDTIQGSANLSGISNGRGVGLGINLLKTWENGWAIKTTGGFKKLGDLKTPDYNLMNTGLQNQSFSFTVQNNTFLRGISFDYSVTNSEIGIYRGSDLGNLEDFYKALTFDIPIYERDFSYSIDNPKQDVQHHIAKISAFKRFENLGKVSVDYNFQYNHRKEYDVRRGELAQIPSLDLELFTNQFNINDFIERQFWSLETGIDLKYQFNYSTPETQARRLVPNYDQYSGGVYSVFKCKLTPELNAEAGLRYDVAKYEVKKWYDLSDWENLYSNDFSQFYVKTEGNRVFTKPNLTYKNLSFNAGLDYQPSKNLDIKLNYAKVGRTPNIAELFADGLHHSAAIIEVGNMGIKNEDGNQFNLNIDGKLNILDGFRITVNPYLFITKNFITEIPTGIQNTIRGVFPVWSYKQIDAKMYGVDVDAQLKLNDRFVYHGNFSYINGQDETNNQPLILMVPTNFTNSLEFKNEGWRNFYFKVQQQTFLQQKRFPVYNPTINIFENGVEVEKTLDLSTPPPTYTLWSIQTGFDFNKHFTAGLNVTNLFDTNYKDYLNRMRYFSFEMGRNIIFNVKYNF, from the coding sequence ATGAAATTTACTTTAAATATCATGGCAATCTTTTTTGGATTGTTATTAGCGAACGCGCAAACGACTTTTACAGTCAAAGGGAAAGTGATCGATTATCACGACAAAGTTCCCTTAAAAGACGCCTCAATTATCATTGGCAAAACAACCCAAGTTTCGGATGTTAATGGTAATTTTACCTTTAAAACAGTAGAAAAAGGAAATTACACGCTTATTGCAAATCACCCCGATTGTGATGCGGTTACGGAAGAACTCAACGTGAATAAAGATTTGGAGATTACACTTCAACTGGAACATCACGTTGAAGAAATTGAAACAATTACACTTCACGGAACGCATAAAAACACCAATTCCCTTATTGTAAAATCTTTGGATAGAAGTGAAATCGACCGTAATTCCACAGAAAATTTAGGAAATATTTTGTCGAGCATTTCGGGTGTCGGCGCCTTGAAAAGTGGAAATAATATTGCCAAACCGATTATCCACGGATTGTACGGAAGTCGAGTTCCTATCATTAATAATGGCGTAAAAATGGCGGATCAAGAATGGGGCGTTGAACATGCACCAAATATTGACGTTAACCAATTTGATCATGTCGATGTGATTAAAGGTGCTTCTGCCTTAAAATACGGAAGTGACGCCATCGGTGGAGTAGTTGTACTGGAACCTGCCGTTTTTAAAAGAAAAGATACCATTCAGGGAAGTGCAAATCTTTCTGGAATATCAAACGGTCGAGGCGTTGGACTTGGAATTAATTTATTAAAAACCTGGGAAAATGGTTGGGCTATAAAAACAACGGGCGGATTTAAGAAATTAGGAGACTTGAAAACGCCTGATTATAATTTGATGAATACCGGTTTGCAAAATCAATCCTTCAGTTTTACGGTTCAGAACAATACTTTCTTACGAGGAATTTCTTTTGATTACAGCGTGACCAATTCTGAGATCGGAATTTACAGAGGTTCTGATTTGGGCAATTTAGAAGATTTTTATAAAGCCTTAACCTTCGATATTCCGATTTATGAAAGAGACTTTTCTTATTCGATTGATAATCCAAAACAAGATGTTCAGCATCATATTGCCAAAATTTCTGCTTTTAAAAGATTTGAAAATCTGGGGAAAGTTTCGGTGGATTATAACTTTCAATACAATCATAGAAAGGAATATGATGTGAGAAGAGGTGAATTGGCTCAAATTCCATCTTTGGATTTGGAATTGTTTACGAATCAATTTAACATCAATGATTTTATCGAGCGACAGTTCTGGAGTTTAGAAACTGGAATCGATTTAAAATACCAGTTTAATTATTCTACGCCAGAAACTCAGGCCCGAAGATTGGTTCCAAATTATGATCAATATTCTGGCGGCGTTTATTCTGTCTTCAAATGTAAGTTGACTCCAGAATTAAATGCAGAAGCTGGATTGAGATATGATGTTGCAAAATATGAAGTCAAAAAATGGTACGATTTAAGCGATTGGGAAAATCTGTACTCGAATGATTTTTCACAGTTTTATGTGAAGACGGAGGGTAACCGTGTTTTTACAAAACCAAATTTGACGTACAAGAATCTATCATTTAATGCAGGATTAGATTATCAGCCTTCCAAGAATTTAGATATCAAATTAAACTATGCGAAAGTCGGAAGAACGCCCAATATTGCAGAACTTTTTGCGGATGGATTGCATCATTCCGCGGCGATCATCGAAGTGGGAAATATGGGAATTAAAAATGAAGATGGAAACCAATTTAATTTAAATATCGATGGGAAATTAAATATTTTAGATGGTTTCAGAATTACCGTAAACCCGTACTTATTCATCACGAAAAACTTCATCACTGAAATTCCGACTGGCATTCAGAATACGATCCGAGGTGTTTTCCCAGTTTGGTCTTACAAACAAATCGACGCAAAAATGTACGGTGTAGATGTTGATGCGCAGTTAAAATTAAATGATCGTTTTGTATATCACGGTAATTTCTCCTACATCAATGGTCAAGATGAAACCAACAATCAACCTTTAATACTGATGGTTCCAACGAATTTTACCAACAGTTTAGAATTTAAAAATGAAGGTTGGAGAAATTTCTATTTCAAAGTTCAACAGCAAACGTTCTTACAACAAAAAAGATTTCCAGTTTACAATCCAACCATCAATATTTTCGAAAATGGAGTAGAGGTTGAGAAAACTTTAGATCTGTCTACGCCGCCGCCAACCTATACTTTGTGGAGTATTCAAACCGGGTTTGATTTTAATAAACATTTTACGGCTGGTTTAAATGTGACTAATCTTTTTGATACGAATTACAAAGATTACCTGAACAGAATGCGTTATTTCTCTTTTGAAATGGGCAGAAATATTATTTTCAATGTAAAATATAACTTCTAA
- the pfkA gene encoding 6-phosphofructokinase has translation MIDSAVKKIVVLTSGGDSPGMNAALRAVVRTASHYKIECYGVREGYNGLINDDFTRMGPRSVKNIITEGGTILKSARSLEFKTAAGRKKAFENCQKHGIDGMVCIGGDGTFKGAKVFCEEYGIQVIGVPGTIDNDIFGTDNTIGYDTALNTAMEAIDKIRDTATSHNRIFFVEVMGRDAGFIALNSGLATGAIGILIPEKKDSIEELFATFERAEKAGKASSIVVVAEGEKLGSIYDIAKATKAGFPDYDIRVAVLGHIQRGGSPSCADRVLASRLGYGAVIGLMKGKTNMMVGMKSNKMVYTPIEEAVKKHNELDQDLLKISEILAI, from the coding sequence ATGATAGACAGTGCGGTGAAAAAGATTGTGGTACTTACTTCAGGAGGTGATTCTCCCGGTATGAACGCTGCTCTACGTGCAGTTGTTCGAACTGCAAGTCACTACAAGATAGAATGTTACGGCGTAAGAGAAGGCTATAATGGTTTAATCAATGACGATTTTACGAGAATGGGACCTCGATCCGTTAAAAATATTATCACGGAAGGCGGCACCATTTTAAAATCTGCACGTTCATTAGAATTTAAAACTGCGGCCGGCAGAAAAAAGGCTTTTGAAAATTGTCAGAAACACGGCATCGATGGAATGGTTTGCATCGGTGGAGATGGAACTTTCAAAGGCGCAAAAGTTTTCTGTGAAGAATACGGCATTCAGGTAATTGGTGTTCCCGGAACGATCGACAATGATATTTTCGGTACCGATAATACCATTGGGTATGATACCGCTTTGAATACCGCCATGGAAGCCATCGACAAAATCAGAGATACCGCAACTTCACACAACAGAATTTTCTTCGTGGAAGTAATGGGTCGTGATGCCGGTTTTATTGCTCTAAACAGTGGTTTGGCTACGGGAGCCATCGGAATTTTAATTCCAGAAAAAAAAGACAGTATTGAAGAACTTTTCGCTACTTTCGAAAGAGCAGAAAAAGCCGGAAAAGCCTCAAGTATCGTAGTTGTAGCTGAAGGTGAAAAATTGGGTAGTATTTACGATATTGCAAAAGCCACTAAAGCAGGTTTTCCTGATTACGACATTCGTGTTGCGGTCCTAGGACATATTCAGAGAGGTGGATCACCAAGTTGTGCCGACCGTGTTTTAGCGAGTAGATTGGGATACGGCGCCGTGATCGGACTCATGAAAGGAAAAACCAATATGATGGTCGGAATGAAGTCCAACAAAATGGTATACACGCCAATTGAAGAAGCTGTAAAAAAACACAATGAACTCGATCAGGATTTGCTGAAAATTTCAGAAATTCTGGCCATTTAA